From Sphingomonas bisphenolicum, one genomic window encodes:
- a CDS encoding hybrid sensor histidine kinase/response regulator, whose amino-acid sequence MSPHFSERAIILAPHGRDAAIAASILTDAGLGSTVVNALRDLVGELERGAGFALLTEEGLRTANLNPLALWLEAQPEWSDFPFVLLTQKGGGLERNPAAKRFLDMLGNVTFLERPFHPTTMVSLAQSALRGRRRQYEARSRLEELHRGADKYRSLFESIDAGFCIIDMVFDADGRPIDYMFVEANPAFERQTGLQGAVGRTMRSMVSGHEQHWFDVYGAVARTGERVRFEQHAEALGNIWYDVYAFRVGDPDAGRVAVLFNDISERRQMELALRESEERLRGLNETLEERVVERTEALERTQEALRQSQKLESMGQLTGGVAHDFNNLLTPIVGSLDLLLRRGVGTERERKLIEGAVQSADRARTLVQRLLAFARRQPLQATAIDIGNLVGNLFDLVASTCGPRIRVAIDIADPLPPAKADANQIEMALLNLAVNARDAMPDGGTLTIGAAPDQIKPGNAARLRPGAYVRLSVTDTGSGMDADTIAKAVEPFFTTKGVGQGTGLGLSMVHGLAAQLGGGLSIDSLVGRGTRIDLWLPATDARPEQASAPLEIDDSHRDCGIALVVDDEDLVRASTAHMLSELGYTVVEAHSGEEALRLMHGSDEIDLLVTDHLMPGITGTDLATKLRELRPGMRVLVVSGYAEGKGISPDLPRLTKPFKQSDLANCLAQL is encoded by the coding sequence GTGAGCCCACATTTCTCCGAACGCGCGATCATCCTGGCGCCCCATGGGCGCGACGCTGCTATTGCGGCGTCGATCCTGACCGATGCGGGGTTGGGGTCGACGGTCGTCAACGCATTGCGAGATCTTGTCGGCGAGCTGGAACGGGGAGCGGGTTTCGCGCTCCTTACCGAAGAAGGCCTGCGGACGGCCAATCTCAATCCGCTCGCGCTCTGGCTGGAAGCGCAGCCGGAATGGTCCGATTTTCCGTTCGTGCTGCTGACCCAGAAGGGCGGCGGCCTCGAACGCAACCCGGCGGCCAAGCGGTTTTTGGACATGCTCGGCAACGTCACCTTTCTGGAGCGGCCCTTCCACCCCACGACCATGGTCAGTCTCGCCCAGTCGGCGCTGCGGGGCCGGCGGCGTCAATATGAGGCACGTTCGCGGCTGGAGGAACTGCATCGCGGCGCGGATAAATATCGATCGCTGTTCGAATCGATCGATGCAGGCTTCTGCATCATCGACATGGTCTTCGACGCGGACGGACGCCCGATCGATTATATGTTCGTGGAGGCCAATCCCGCCTTCGAGCGCCAGACCGGGTTGCAGGGGGCCGTGGGTCGGACGATGCGGTCCATGGTGTCCGGTCATGAGCAGCACTGGTTCGACGTCTATGGCGCCGTTGCCAGGACTGGCGAGCGCGTGCGTTTCGAGCAGCATGCCGAGGCGCTGGGAAATATCTGGTACGATGTCTATGCATTTCGGGTCGGCGATCCGGACGCCGGACGGGTCGCGGTCCTGTTCAACGATATTTCCGAACGGCGGCAGATGGAGCTGGCGCTGCGCGAGAGCGAGGAGCGGCTGAGGGGCCTCAACGAAACGCTGGAGGAGCGCGTCGTAGAGCGCACCGAGGCGCTCGAACGTACACAGGAAGCGCTCCGCCAGTCGCAGAAGCTGGAATCGATGGGGCAATTGACGGGTGGTGTTGCGCACGACTTCAACAACCTCCTCACGCCGATCGTGGGCAGCCTCGACCTGTTGCTGCGGCGCGGGGTTGGCACCGAACGGGAACGCAAGTTGATCGAAGGGGCGGTCCAGTCGGCCGATCGCGCACGCACGCTGGTGCAGCGGTTGCTGGCCTTCGCCCGGCGCCAGCCGTTGCAGGCGACCGCGATCGACATCGGCAATCTGGTGGGAAATCTGTTCGATCTGGTCGCCAGCACCTGTGGGCCGCGGATCAGGGTAGCGATAGACATCGCCGATCCGCTGCCGCCGGCCAAGGCGGACGCGAACCAGATCGAGATGGCGCTCCTCAATCTGGCGGTGAACGCGCGCGATGCGATGCCCGATGGCGGAACCCTGACGATCGGTGCGGCACCGGACCAGATCAAGCCCGGCAATGCGGCGCGATTGCGGCCGGGCGCCTATGTGCGGCTGAGCGTGACCGACACCGGGTCCGGGATGGATGCGGACACGATCGCTAAAGCTGTGGAGCCGTTTTTCACGACCAAGGGCGTCGGGCAGGGGACCGGCCTTGGCCTTTCCATGGTCCACGGCCTCGCCGCGCAACTGGGCGGCGGCCTGTCCATCGACAGCCTGGTGGGGCGGGGTACGCGCATCGACCTGTGGCTGCCGGCAACGGATGCGCGCCCCGAACAGGCGTCGGCGCCGCTGGAGATCGACGACAGCCATCGCGATTGCGGGATCGCGCTGGTGGTGGATGACGAGGATCTGGTGCGCGCCAGTACGGCGCACATGCTCAGCGAATTGGGATATACGGTCGTGGAAGCGCATTCAGGCGAGGAAGCGCTCAGGTTGATGCATGGGTCCGACGAGATAGACCTGCTTGTTACCGATCATCTGATGCCGGGCATAACGGGTACCGATCTTGCCACGAAGCTGCGGGAGTTGCGGCCCGGTATGCGTGTGCTCGTCGTGTCGGGCTATGCGGAAGGAAAGGGCATCTCGCCCGATTTGCCGCGCCTGACCAAGCCGTTCAAGCAAAGCGATCTCGCCAATTGCCTGGCCCAGTTATGA
- a CDS encoding ATPase domain-containing protein, whose product MTHAATVPALIGVGGLDDILAGGLTRGRVFLLEGSPGTGKTTIATQFLMEGAMRGEKCLYVTLSETEDEMRDSAQSHGWDLTGIDLFELVPPESLLDEDQQQSLLYSSDLELGETTRRIFEMFERVKPDRVVLDSLSEIRLLAQSSLRYRRQILALKHFFSTQNATVLMLDDLTADVADKTVHSVAHGVIRLEELSPEYGPERRRLRVIKYRGRRFRGGFHDFIIDTGGVRVFPRLVSAEHKTEFVRDVLRSDSPALDALLGGGIERGSSVLVLGPAGTGKSLLALIFVAAAIARGERAAMFVFDEEIGLLFNRAIGLGIDMQAMVDSGNLFIEQVDAAELSPGEFSQRVRTCVEQHKVRTIIIDSLNGYQAAMPEENALVLHMHELLQYLNRQGATTFLTVAQHGLVGDMKAPVDVTYLADTVVLLRYFEASGRVRRAISIIKKRTGAHEDTIREFRIGSYGIRLGEPLIGFQGVLRGVPNFVGGQGATPLLEDEAR is encoded by the coding sequence ATGACCCACGCTGCCACCGTACCTGCTCTCATCGGTGTTGGGGGCCTGGACGATATCCTGGCGGGTGGATTGACGCGCGGCCGGGTCTTCCTGCTGGAAGGCAGCCCGGGGACCGGCAAGACGACGATCGCCACCCAGTTCCTGATGGAAGGCGCGATGCGTGGCGAAAAATGCCTCTATGTCACGCTGTCTGAGACGGAAGACGAAATGCGCGACAGCGCACAGTCGCACGGCTGGGATCTCACCGGTATCGACCTTTTCGAACTGGTCCCGCCCGAAAGTCTGCTGGACGAGGACCAGCAACAAAGCCTGCTCTATTCGTCCGACCTGGAATTGGGGGAGACCACGCGGCGTATCTTCGAAATGTTCGAGAGGGTGAAGCCCGACCGGGTCGTGCTGGACAGCCTGTCGGAAATTCGCCTGCTCGCGCAGAGTTCGCTGCGCTACCGCCGTCAGATCCTCGCGCTCAAGCATTTCTTCTCGACGCAGAACGCTACGGTGCTGATGCTGGACGACCTGACCGCCGACGTTGCCGACAAGACGGTCCATAGCGTCGCGCATGGCGTGATCCGCCTGGAAGAATTGTCCCCAGAATATGGGCCCGAGCGGCGGCGGCTGCGCGTCATCAAATATAGAGGGCGCCGGTTCCGCGGCGGTTTCCACGATTTCATCATCGATACCGGCGGCGTACGGGTCTTTCCCAGGCTGGTGTCGGCTGAACATAAGACGGAGTTCGTGCGCGACGTGTTGCGGAGCGATTCGCCCGCACTGGACGCGCTGCTGGGCGGGGGGATTGAACGGGGATCGAGCGTCCTGGTCCTGGGTCCGGCCGGGACCGGCAAGTCGTTGCTTGCCCTCATCTTCGTCGCGGCGGCGATTGCGCGCGGCGAACGGGCGGCGATGTTCGTGTTCGACGAAGAAATCGGCCTGTTGTTCAACCGCGCGATCGGGCTGGGCATCGACATGCAGGCCATGGTCGATAGCGGCAATCTCTTCATCGAACAGGTGGATGCGGCCGAATTGTCCCCTGGGGAGTTCTCCCAACGCGTGCGTACCTGTGTCGAACAGCACAAGGTCCGTACGATCATCATCGACAGCCTGAACGGGTATCAGGCGGCGATGCCGGAAGAGAATGCTTTGGTCCTGCACATGCACGAATTGCTGCAATATCTGAACCGACAGGGGGCGACGACCTTCCTGACAGTGGCGCAGCACGGCCTGGTCGGTGACATGAAAGCGCCTGTCGACGTGACCTATCTGGCCGACACCGTAGTGCTGCTACGTTATTTCGAGGCTTCCGGGCGCGTGCGGCGCGCCATTTCGATCATCAAGAAGCGCACAGGTGCGCATGAGGATACGATCCGTGAGTTCCGCATCGGCAGCTATGGCATTCGTCTGGGCGAACCATTGATCGGCTTTCAGGGCGTGTTGCGGGGCGTGCCCAATTTCGTCGGCGGACAGGGCGCGACTCCCTTGCTGGAAGACGAGGCTCGGTGA
- a CDS encoding rod shape-determining protein, protein MAIDLGTVNTVIHVRDRGIVLNEPSVIAIETIAGVRRVKVVGNEAKPMMGKTPSNIQAIRPLRDGVIADIDVAEQMIKHFMAKAVGSAGRFSRRHEVVICVPSGSTMVERRAIQVATMQAGATRVQLIDEPMAAAIGAGLPVTEPRGAMVVDIGGGTTEVAVLSLQGIAYSNSVRMGGDKLDDAITSHVRRHHNLMIGEMTAERVKHAIGSAVLPIDQGRTMQVKGRDLVNGRPAEITISELEIAEALIEGVGQIKQAVMSALEQTAPELSADIIEEGITLTGGGALLGHLDQALSEQTGLPVRVADDALICVAMGAGRALEDAAYSGVLTTA, encoded by the coding sequence ATGGCGATCGACCTCGGCACCGTGAACACAGTCATCCATGTGCGTGATCGCGGCATCGTCCTCAACGAACCGTCCGTGATTGCGATCGAGACCATCGCCGGAGTGCGCCGTGTGAAGGTGGTGGGGAATGAGGCCAAGCCCATGATGGGCAAGACCCCATCCAACATCCAGGCGATCCGCCCGCTGCGCGACGGCGTCATCGCCGACATCGATGTGGCCGAGCAGATGATCAAACATTTCATGGCGAAGGCGGTCGGCTCCGCGGGCCGATTCAGCCGGCGTCACGAGGTGGTCATCTGCGTGCCATCCGGCTCCACCATGGTGGAGCGGCGCGCCATCCAGGTCGCGACGATGCAGGCGGGTGCGACCCGGGTGCAATTGATCGACGAGCCGATGGCTGCGGCGATCGGCGCTGGCCTGCCCGTCACCGAACCGCGCGGCGCCATGGTGGTGGACATAGGCGGCGGAACCACCGAGGTCGCCGTTCTGTCGCTGCAAGGCATCGCATATAGCAATTCCGTCCGCATGGGGGGCGACAAGCTGGACGATGCGATCACCTCTCATGTGCGACGCCATCACAATCTGATGATTGGCGAAATGACCGCGGAGCGCGTCAAACATGCGATCGGGTCGGCGGTGCTGCCGATCGATCAGGGGCGCACGATGCAGGTCAAGGGACGCGATCTGGTGAATGGCCGCCCGGCTGAAATCACGATCAGCGAGTTGGAGATCGCAGAAGCCTTGATCGAGGGCGTAGGCCAGATCAAGCAGGCCGTCATGTCCGCGCTTGAACAGACGGCGCCGGAATTGTCGGCCGACATCATAGAGGAAGGCATCACTTTAACCGGAGGAGGCGCTCTGCTGGGTCATCTCGACCAGGCGCTGTCGGAGCAGACCGGCCTGCCGGTCAGGGTCGCGGACGATGCTCTGATCTGCGTGGCCATGGGTGCAGGCAGGGCGCTGGAGGACGCGGCCTATAGCGGCGTGCTGACGACGGCATAA
- a CDS encoding phosphotransferase family protein: MADIGLDPVGDPSLATIARGASGQLLALGTDHVLKLFDDQAADSMIEREAFASRLAARAGLPVPAALDFVRYDGARAILYPRVHGVSMADELRRRPLRGERLLRRWMMLCRQMHMVVPDGLRSFKDVCRTDMLHGPLPDRVKLPAIEYLESLPDGDRLLHGDLHIGNVMLADEALILVDWSKAARGDPAADLVRMDMLMRFGVGPTGLVVGIWRDWATRACQRAYRGIGDVPPERLAAWRPIVALAWLRVGVPKRAKRFLQYANQSAQRVGLPPVELAELRWRASTGSDGKSFPGN, encoded by the coding sequence TTGGCGGACATCGGTCTGGACCCGGTCGGCGATCCATCGCTTGCCACGATCGCGCGGGGCGCGAGTGGGCAGTTGCTCGCACTGGGTACGGATCATGTATTGAAGCTGTTCGACGATCAGGCGGCCGATTCGATGATAGAGCGTGAGGCTTTCGCGTCGCGATTGGCGGCGCGGGCCGGGCTGCCGGTGCCTGCTGCACTCGATTTTGTACGATATGACGGCGCGCGGGCCATTTTGTATCCGCGCGTCCATGGCGTCAGCATGGCCGATGAATTGCGTCGGCGCCCATTGCGGGGCGAACGCCTTTTGCGACGCTGGATGATGCTATGCCGGCAGATGCATATGGTTGTCCCGGACGGTTTGCGAAGTTTCAAGGACGTATGCCGCACCGACATGCTGCACGGCCCCCTGCCGGACCGTGTGAAGTTGCCCGCTATTGAATATCTTGAGTCCCTGCCCGACGGGGATCGCCTGCTCCATGGGGATTTGCACATCGGCAATGTCATGCTGGCGGATGAGGCGCTGATACTGGTCGATTGGTCGAAGGCGGCTAGGGGGGATCCGGCCGCCGATCTGGTGCGCATGGACATGCTCATGCGCTTTGGTGTCGGACCGACGGGGCTGGTCGTTGGCATATGGCGTGATTGGGCAACAAGAGCATGTCAGCGAGCCTATCGGGGCATAGGTGACGTGCCGCCGGAAAGGCTTGCGGCATGGCGCCCGATCGTGGCGTTGGCATGGCTGCGTGTCGGTGTCCCGAAACGGGCCAAGCGATTCCTGCAATATGCCAATCAATCGGCGCAGCGCGTCGGCCTTCCACCGGTCGAGCTGGCCGAACTTCGATGGCGAGCATCCACGGGAAGCGACGGGAAGTCGTTCCCAGGCAATTGA
- a CDS encoding glycosyltransferase family 4 protein: MFTPVRMPGVDVAHWTYPLPLFVPGARNIYTIHDIVPIKFPAMSSGSEDYLRTCHAITKRADHILTVSEASRTDLIEHFALDPERISNSYQALSAWHGIATEENETIDRLLGRWQLTDRGYFLFFGAIEPKKNVARLLEAFVTSESEAPLVLVSGGGWDNATERAMLERLMVAGAHPRIILIDYLPRSELAHIIRHARATIFPSLYEGFGLPALESMAMGTPVITSDRGALPEIVGDAALLIDPLSVGSISDAIRRINNDAVLRDSLKYKGVQRAQLFSMDAYRVRIGKLFERWS; this comes from the coding sequence CTGTTCACCCCGGTAAGAATGCCGGGTGTGGACGTCGCGCATTGGACCTACCCCCTGCCTCTGTTCGTTCCGGGCGCGCGAAACATCTATACCATTCATGATATCGTCCCGATCAAATTTCCCGCAATGTCCTCCGGCAGCGAGGATTATCTGCGCACCTGCCACGCCATCACAAAGCGGGCAGACCATATTTTGACCGTGTCCGAGGCGTCTCGCACCGACCTCATCGAACATTTCGCCCTCGATCCGGAACGCATTTCCAACAGCTATCAGGCGCTGAGTGCCTGGCATGGGATTGCGACGGAAGAGAACGAAACCATCGACCGGCTGCTGGGCCGCTGGCAGTTGACGGATCGAGGCTATTTCCTGTTCTTCGGCGCCATAGAGCCGAAAAAGAATGTCGCACGCCTGCTTGAGGCATTCGTGACGTCAGAAAGCGAAGCCCCTTTGGTCCTCGTTTCAGGCGGGGGGTGGGACAATGCAACGGAACGGGCGATGCTGGAGCGATTGATGGTGGCAGGCGCGCATCCGCGCATCATCCTCATCGACTATCTGCCGCGCAGCGAGCTTGCGCACATCATCCGACATGCACGCGCTACGATTTTCCCCAGTCTCTACGAAGGCTTCGGGCTTCCCGCCCTCGAATCCATGGCGATGGGAACCCCGGTCATCACATCCGATCGGGGGGCGCTGCCGGAAATCGTCGGGGATGCGGCACTGCTCATCGACCCGCTGTCCGTAGGATCGATCAGCGACGCCATACGGCGTATCAATAACGATGCAGTGCTGAGGGATAGTTTGAAATACAAGGGCGTACAGCGCGCCCAGCTTTTCTCGATGGATGCCTATCGTGTGCGGATAGGAAAGCTTTTCGAGCGATGGAGCTGA
- a CDS encoding polysaccharide biosynthesis/export family protein, with protein sequence MIIYPTGIATCARLPLIMALTLSTFATTGCSSFSAMGPSSRDVVHAAQAPDGAQVYLIDLTKDNVNSAQNAMNGAGFADTMGGALPVGTIIHAGDVLSIAIWEAPPAVLFNATPSSTRSIGEGSALAQGNGSSTARQSSFPDQVVISDGTISVPFAGQIPVEGRTTRQVANEIARRLRGKAHMPQVEVAFSRNASATATMVGEFENNGVIPLTAKGERVLDAIALSGGTKQPINKTTIQITRAGVARSLPLETIIRDPRQNVVLAPGDIMSAYFQPLSFTALGAIGQSREVSFESTGLSLIEALGRVGGLHEDKANPAGAFLFRFEDARALGLDPANPVRQTEKGPVRVAVDAQGRVGVIYRVNLRDPATFFAAQNFAMRDKDILYVSNAPIVDVQKFVGIISSTIFPIISLNNAITR encoded by the coding sequence TTGATCATCTACCCTACCGGCATAGCGACCTGCGCGCGCCTGCCCCTGATTATGGCGCTTACCCTATCGACTTTCGCGACGACGGGCTGCAGTTCCTTCAGCGCCATGGGACCATCGAGCCGCGATGTCGTCCATGCGGCACAGGCGCCGGATGGAGCGCAGGTCTATCTGATCGATCTTACGAAGGACAATGTGAATTCGGCGCAGAACGCCATGAATGGTGCAGGCTTTGCCGACACGATGGGCGGCGCCCTGCCCGTTGGAACCATCATTCATGCCGGCGATGTACTGAGCATAGCAATCTGGGAAGCTCCGCCCGCCGTTCTTTTCAACGCCACCCCATCCTCAACCCGCAGCATCGGGGAAGGATCGGCGCTGGCGCAAGGCAATGGCAGCAGCACGGCCCGCCAGTCCAGCTTTCCCGATCAGGTCGTCATTTCCGACGGCACGATCTCCGTGCCATTCGCCGGCCAGATTCCGGTGGAAGGACGAACCACACGACAGGTTGCGAATGAAATTGCCCGTCGCCTCCGGGGGAAAGCGCATATGCCCCAGGTGGAAGTCGCATTTTCGCGCAACGCGTCTGCCACCGCAACAATGGTGGGGGAATTCGAGAATAACGGCGTCATCCCGCTGACCGCAAAGGGTGAGCGGGTGCTGGACGCCATCGCCCTGAGCGGCGGCACCAAGCAGCCCATAAACAAGACCACCATCCAGATCACACGAGCCGGGGTCGCCAGATCTCTACCGCTGGAAACGATCATTCGCGACCCCCGCCAGAATGTCGTCCTCGCGCCCGGCGATATCATGTCTGCCTATTTCCAGCCGCTCAGCTTCACCGCCTTGGGCGCAATCGGTCAGAGCAGGGAGGTATCGTTCGAATCCACCGGCCTCAGTCTGATCGAGGCATTGGGTCGTGTGGGCGGCCTTCACGAAGATAAGGCCAATCCTGCTGGCGCTTTCCTGTTCCGCTTCGAAGACGCGCGTGCTCTCGGTTTAGACCCTGCCAATCCAGTCCGCCAAACGGAAAAAGGTCCGGTGCGGGTTGCTGTGGATGCGCAAGGACGAGTGGGCGTCATCTATCGCGTGAATTTACGTGATCCGGCAACATTCTTTGCCGCGCAGAACTTCGCGATGCGCGACAAGGACATCCTGTATGTGTCCAATGCGCCGATCGTCGATGTACAAAAATTCGTCGGCATTATCTCTTCGACGATCTTCCCGATCATTTCCCTCAATAACGCCATCACCAGATAA
- a CDS encoding glycosyltransferase, which translates to MSHIAGSVTQISANPRNHWARALAAIDLRELGQGYKANRILDTIRYNDNIESDLFLFFETLINGVATNDDVRKINIPSDYNRGIGGPLHPPFRSIKDGASFPKPYPSGLALPDMVGNCNDFRYIEEYANWRSSAGAALPIDIIHVDEKGEGIPSLLASIAAQSYAGRIRLHILGEKPSGWKKPRGLDVTFHAIAFPSEEANALLWRISGDTRLLLFTSGVIDLDPMTFLRIAHMGQISDQVVQTLIPPLADSGATPFCTSAHKNIVNRRYPFRDVLGLNFAVTSTLFRNVGGLFEPRFGGAYHAGREFCFRLYNRGCYFQPIATRNIRDFSAKKGQGAADAKLYVQLCPNHWDRKTDGAHEVPKVSIYIPAYKAGKYIRRAIDSVLEQDMQDLEVCIADDGSPDDTLGVLERHYGDEPRVRWTTGANGGIGFASNRAIAMARGIYIGQLDSDDRLKPGAVRRLADFLDENTDVACCYGSCERIDADENFLKNEYSWPVFSREKMMITSIAHHFRMFRKLAWERTEKFREDIVNAVDYDIFLKLSEVGKFHHIDEILYQRRWHGENTSNVNEGFQTTNTYRVQREALTRSGLAHFWDIHIADPKEPRRVTYQRAEGRPLVMFWPYYRANPYQRLLYAPHANDAEFCAGTIDAALQMITISERPAEHIFHLHWLNFLFKAGMSEQEAAASANEFLAKLEKFKTLGGKVVWTIHNVISHDAEHREVEVNLSKKLTELADALHLHSEYSIAEVEALFPIPRHKVLIARHGHYVGAYADLVSQDAARSYLGLAPADDVILFNGQVRKYKGIGTLVEAFRKVLAQRPNALLLIAGAAPESPIENLATPLSAFERTRIHIVDRYIDDAELQVFLKAADFAVYPYRNVLTSGSLMLALTFGVPTVITEAGMIREVMGGGDAGIVYDGSAAELEKALAAMLVAKDDGGLNAMAEEARRLAKACSWERVLQNIL; encoded by the coding sequence ATGTCTCATATCGCCGGGTCGGTGACCCAGATATCCGCCAACCCAAGAAATCATTGGGCGCGCGCGCTGGCCGCGATTGATCTCCGTGAGCTGGGACAGGGCTATAAAGCCAATCGGATTCTCGATACGATCCGATATAACGATAATATCGAAAGCGACCTGTTCCTGTTCTTCGAAACACTCATCAACGGAGTCGCGACCAATGATGATGTTCGGAAAATCAATATTCCCTCCGACTATAATCGGGGTATCGGCGGACCACTCCATCCTCCTTTCCGATCCATCAAGGACGGCGCAAGCTTTCCAAAGCCTTATCCATCTGGGTTGGCGCTTCCGGACATGGTTGGAAATTGTAACGATTTCCGGTACATCGAAGAATATGCCAATTGGCGCAGCAGCGCTGGAGCGGCTTTGCCGATCGATATCATTCATGTCGATGAGAAGGGAGAAGGCATCCCCTCGCTGCTCGCCTCAATCGCCGCCCAGAGCTATGCCGGTCGAATAAGGCTTCATATTTTAGGCGAGAAGCCGTCAGGGTGGAAAAAGCCCCGTGGGCTTGATGTGACATTCCACGCGATTGCGTTTCCCAGCGAAGAAGCCAACGCGCTGTTGTGGCGGATCAGCGGCGATACGCGACTGCTGCTATTCACCAGTGGCGTAATCGATCTTGATCCCATGACATTTTTGCGGATCGCGCACATGGGCCAGATATCGGATCAGGTGGTGCAGACTTTGATCCCGCCGCTGGCTGATTCCGGGGCTACCCCATTTTGCACCAGCGCCCACAAGAACATCGTTAACAGGCGCTATCCGTTTCGCGATGTTCTGGGGCTAAATTTTGCTGTCACCAGCACCTTGTTCCGCAATGTTGGCGGGTTGTTCGAGCCTCGGTTCGGTGGCGCCTACCATGCGGGGCGCGAATTTTGTTTCCGTCTCTATAATAGGGGCTGCTATTTTCAGCCTATCGCCACCCGAAACATTCGGGATTTCTCGGCCAAGAAAGGCCAAGGGGCTGCCGACGCAAAGCTCTATGTTCAGCTTTGCCCCAACCATTGGGATCGCAAGACGGATGGCGCGCATGAGGTGCCCAAGGTCAGCATCTACATTCCGGCCTACAAAGCCGGTAAATATATCCGCCGGGCGATCGACAGCGTGCTCGAACAGGACATGCAGGATTTGGAAGTCTGCATCGCCGATGACGGATCGCCTGACGACACGCTGGGGGTTTTGGAACGCCATTATGGCGACGAACCACGGGTGCGCTGGACAACCGGAGCAAATGGCGGCATCGGCTTTGCGTCCAACCGCGCTATCGCCATGGCGCGGGGCATCTATATCGGCCAGCTCGATTCTGACGATCGTCTAAAGCCGGGCGCCGTCCGCAGACTGGCCGATTTCCTGGACGAGAATACGGACGTCGCCTGTTGCTATGGCTCTTGCGAACGCATCGACGCGGACGAAAATTTCCTCAAGAACGAATATAGTTGGCCCGTCTTCTCGCGAGAGAAGATGATGATCACGTCCATCGCGCACCATTTTCGCATGTTTCGCAAACTGGCGTGGGAGCGGACGGAAAAATTTCGCGAGGATATCGTCAACGCGGTCGACTATGATATTTTCTTGAAATTGTCGGAAGTCGGTAAATTCCATCACATCGACGAGATTTTGTACCAGCGTCGTTGGCATGGCGAAAACACGTCCAACGTCAATGAAGGATTCCAAACGACCAACACCTACCGCGTGCAGCGCGAAGCACTGACGCGATCCGGCTTGGCTCATTTCTGGGATATCCATATCGCTGATCCCAAGGAACCGCGGCGGGTTACGTATCAGCGGGCAGAGGGACGGCCGCTCGTTATGTTCTGGCCCTATTACCGGGCCAATCCTTATCAGCGCCTCCTCTATGCCCCCCATGCCAATGATGCCGAATTCTGCGCCGGGACGATCGACGCTGCGTTGCAGATGATCACGATATCCGAACGCCCGGCAGAGCATATATTCCATCTCCATTGGCTCAATTTCCTGTTCAAGGCAGGAATGAGCGAGCAGGAAGCTGCCGCCAGCGCGAATGAATTCCTCGCCAAGCTGGAAAAATTCAAGACGCTGGGCGGCAAGGTCGTGTGGACTATTCACAATGTCATATCGCACGATGCAGAACATCGCGAAGTTGAAGTAAACCTGTCCAAAAAGCTGACGGAACTGGCCGATGCATTGCATTTGCACAGCGAATATTCGATCGCTGAGGTCGAGGCCCTGTTCCCCATTCCGCGACACAAGGTGCTGATTGCCAGGCATGGTCATTATGTCGGGGCATATGCCGATTTGGTATCGCAAGATGCGGCCCGTTCCTACCTCGGCCTTGCGCCTGCCGATGACGTCATTCTGTTCAATGGCCAGGTGCGTAAATATAAAGGCATCGGCACGTTGGTTGAGGCGTTTCGCAAGGTGCTGGCGCAACGCCCCAACGCGTTGTTGCTGATCGCCGGCGCGGCGCCGGAAAGCCCGATCGAAAATTTAGCTACGCCGCTGAGCGCGTTCGAAAGAACGCGTATCCATATCGTCGATCGGTATATAGACGATGCGGAACTTCAGGTTTTTCTGAAAGCGGCGGATTTCGCCGTCTATCCCTATCGCAACGTTTTGACGAGTGGATCGCTGATGCTGGCGCTCACCTTTGGCGTGCCGACGGTGATTACCGAAGCCGGCATGATCCGGGAAGTCATGGGCGGGGGAGATGCCGGTATTGTCTATGACGGTAGCGCAGCCGAATTGGAAAAGGCGCTGGCGGCGATGCTGGTGGCGAAGGATGATGGCGGGCTGAACGCCATGGCGGAGGAAGCGCGGCGACTGGCGAAGGCATGTAGTTGGGAACGGGTGCTGCAGAATATCTTGTAA